A stretch of DNA from Amylolactobacillus amylophilus DSM 20533 = JCM 1125:
GGACGTGCGCTTCCTCCCCAATCCCTACTATTTGCCCGAATTACGGCCATTTACTGGGCTCGACCGCCGGGTGTCGGATTATGTGATGCACCAGCCAGCAACAGAAGACTTTTACCAGAAATTTCTTAGTCTATTAGAGACGACTATCCCAGGTTACATCGAAGAGGGGAAGGCCAATCTGACAATTGCAATTGGCTGTACGGGTGGTCAACACCGCTCTGTTGCGCTTGCTCAGCGGTTGGCACATGACCTGGATCAAGATTATAAGGTTGACGTCACTCACCGAGAAATTTGGCGTTACAAAGGGGGCTCTAAGTAATGGCGGACGGGATCAATAAGATTGTTCGGGTCATCAAAGGCCGGCGACCGAAAGTTGTCGTGATTGGCGGGGGCACGGGCTTACCGGTTATCTTATCTGCACTGAAGGAAAAGAATGCCGAGATTAGCGCCATCGTGACTGTGGCCGATGATGGTGGCTCTTCTGGTGCAATTCGTGATTATATCAATGTGGTCCCACCTGGTGATATTAGAAATGTCCTAGTTGCCCTCTCAGAGCTTACTCAAGTGGAACTGGATGTCTTTCAGTACCGGTTTAACAGTAATGATTCCTTCTTTTCGGGTCATGCAATTGGGAACCTCATCATCGCTGCATTGAACGAAATGCAGGGTAATATTTTCGATGCGGTGCAGGTATTGAGCAAGATGATGCGGATCTATGGCCGGGTTTTCCCTGCTAGTAATGAGCCGCTGACTTTACATGCTGAATTCGCTGACGGGACCACCGCTAGTGGTGAGACGAATATCTCAAGTACCGCTAAGAAAATCAAAAGAGTTTGGGTGACGGATACTGTAGGTGAACAGGAACCAGCAGCTGTCTTGCCTGTATTGGCTGCGATTATGCAGGCCGATGTGGTGGTGCTTGGACCCGGGAGCCTGTTCACTAGTATCTTGCCTAATTTAATGATTCAAAATTTGGGTGATGCGATTCGACAGACGAAGGCCGAGGTCATCTACATCTGCAACATCATGACCCAAAAAGGGGAGACGGAAGGGATGACGGACGCGGAACATGTGCGGCTGATTAACCAACACCTCGGTGGGAACTACGTTGATACGGTCCTGGTTAATTCAGCTCCTGTTGTGATGGAAAACTTCAATGCTGCAGACTATGATGAATATCTGTTGCCGGTCAAAAGAGACTTTGCTGGCTTACGGGAGATGGGTTGTCGGGTAATCACTGATAATTTCATCAATATGCGGGGCAACGGTGTCTACCATAATGGCCCCAAAGTGGCACAAGAGATCTTGAATCTGGCATTTCAATCTGATAATCGGAAGAACGGAGTGAGATAATGGCGTCATATGCTAGTTCTGTGAAGAAGGAACTAACAGTACTCGAGGTTCATCCGGAACATGCAAAAGCAGAGTTATCAGCTTTTTTACGGATGAACGGCATTCTTTCGTTAAGGAATAAGAATTTATCTTTAGATATTGTGACGGAGAATCCGGCAATTGCGCGGAGAATCTTCTCACTAATGAAGATTGCGTATAAAATCGAGCCAGTGCTGTTGGTTTCACAGAAAATGAAATTAAAAAAGAATAACCAATACTTGGTCCGGCTGAAGACTCGTGTTAAGGAGATTCTTCAGGACCTAGACATTGTGGACGAGCACTTCGCAATCAAGACACGGGTACCGGAGAAGATAATGAAGGATGAACAGCGCACAATGAGCTATCTACGAGGGGCTTTTCTCGCAGCTGGTAGTGTCAATAATCCGGAGACTAGTCGCTATCACCTGGAGATTTATTCACTGTATGAGGAACATAATGCCGATATAGTGGCGCTCATGAATAAGTTTAACCTGAACGCGAAGGCTACGAAGCGGCGGAGTGGTTACATTGCCTACCTCAAGGGTGCAGAGAAAATCGCAGATTTTCTCCGTGTGATTGGGGCAATTAACGCAATGCTTGCATTCGAGGATCTGCGCATCATGCGGGATATGCGCAACTCGGTCAATCGGCTGGTAAACTGCGATACGGCTAACCTCAAGAAGACCGCCAATGCGGCTGCCAAACAGGTCGAGGACATTACCATAATTAAACAGGAGATTGGACTGGAACGTCTACCAGAGAAGATTCGCGTGTTGGCGCAGTTCAGGCTGGAGAATCAGGAGCTTACCTTAAAGGAAGTTGCGGAGCAGATTCCTGACGGTC
This window harbors:
- a CDS encoding gluconeogenesis factor YvcK family protein gives rise to the protein MADGINKIVRVIKGRRPKVVVIGGGTGLPVILSALKEKNAEISAIVTVADDGGSSGAIRDYINVVPPGDIRNVLVALSELTQVELDVFQYRFNSNDSFFSGHAIGNLIIAALNEMQGNIFDAVQVLSKMMRIYGRVFPASNEPLTLHAEFADGTTASGETNISSTAKKIKRVWVTDTVGEQEPAAVLPVLAAIMQADVVVLGPGSLFTSILPNLMIQNLGDAIRQTKAEVIYICNIMTQKGETEGMTDAEHVRLINQHLGGNYVDTVLVNSAPVVMENFNAADYDEYLLPVKRDFAGLREMGCRVITDNFINMRGNGVYHNGPKVAQEILNLAFQSDNRKNGVR
- the whiA gene encoding DNA-binding protein WhiA, which gives rise to MASYASSVKKELTVLEVHPEHAKAELSAFLRMNGILSLRNKNLSLDIVTENPAIARRIFSLMKIAYKIEPVLLVSQKMKLKKNNQYLVRLKTRVKEILQDLDIVDEHFAIKTRVPEKIMKDEQRTMSYLRGAFLAAGSVNNPETSRYHLEIYSLYEEHNADIVALMNKFNLNAKATKRRSGYIAYLKGAEKIADFLRVIGAINAMLAFEDLRIMRDMRNSVNRLVNCDTANLKKTANAAAKQVEDITIIKQEIGLERLPEKIRVLAQFRLENQELTLKEVAEQIPDGPISKSGVNHRFKKIEEMAERIRSGQDVY